The following are encoded together in the Hoplias malabaricus isolate fHopMal1 chromosome 3, fHopMal1.hap1, whole genome shotgun sequence genome:
- the mgat3b gene encoding beta-1,4-mannosyl-glycoprotein 4-beta-N-acetylglucosaminyltransferase isoform X1, protein MDKTMKMRRHRVFLLCTVGLCVISFLHYYKALHYVSLLRELSAPYPNIKSFIMVTGFFWRERATPLTSASPEEAPPPALRPSDLRPRAGDGARGIVEALELERAGEPKAPQPWVKPEEPQHKDVDPAENENVRLMVWDPSSPARQRPDFPAWQRPKLPNIEVKQGHKRASNLDPLRFLGDLHKRTFTLLEDHTPYFVHTKAGALCFRQGTEVAPPRDEAGTGKGRPTMAGTFQRKVLQVSEDLTIGGKAAEDSGAPRGKPKRGKRLVKCVCRPGWHGPYCGVPTMVYHSNLPTKERLIPREKPRRVINAINVNHEFDLLHVRFHELASSVDLFLVCESNFTAYGERRPLSFLRLLLNGTYDYVRHKILYVFLNHFPEGGRQDGWIADDYLRTFLTRDGMARVRGLRPDDVFLINDADEIPAQEGVLFLKLFDGWTEPFAIHMRKSLYGFFWKQLGSLEVVSGCTVGMLKEVYDNDGIRLRRRDYYTMPGFRKYENDTGHILVQWSLGSPFHFAGWHCSWCFTPEGIHLKLVSAQNGDFPRWGDYEDKRDLNYIRELIRTGGWFDGSVQEYPPSDPKEHMYAPKYMLENYKHYHYLLENPYAKHSVLSGGPDPKGRPPPSSHWQM, encoded by the exons ATGGATAAAAC GATGAAAATGCGACGTCATAGGGTATTCTTGCTTTGCACCGTGGGGCTATGTGTCATCTCCTTCCTTCATTACTACAAGGCCCTGCACTACGTCTCTCTGCTACGAGAGCTCTCAGCTCCATACCCCAACATCAAGTCCTTTATCATGGTGACAGGCTTCTTCTGGAGAGAGAGGGCCACCCCGCTGACCAGTGCCTCCCCAGAGGAAGCGCCTCCACCAGCCTTGAGACCGTCTGACCTAAGGCCTCGGGCTGGGGATGGGGCCAGGGGAATAGTAGAAGCCCTGGAACTTGAAAGGGCAGGGGAACCCAAAGCTCCACAGCCATGGGTGAAACCTGAAGAACCACAACACAAGGATGTGGACCCTGCTGAG AACGAGAACGTGAGGCTGATGGTGTGGGATCCCAGCAGCCCAGCACGGCAGAGACCAGACTTCCCAGCTTGGCAGAGGCCGAAACTTCCCAACATAGAGGTCAAACAGGGACACAAGCGTGCGTCAAATCTGGACCCCTTGAGATTTCTGGGTGATTTACACAAGCGTACTTTCACACTCCTGGAGGACCACACACCCTACTTTGTCCACACCAAAGCTGGAGCCCTGTGCTTCCGGCAGGGAACAGAAGTGGCACCTCCTAGGGATGAGGCTGGGACAGGTAAAGGCAGACCAACTATGGCAGGGACATTTCAAAGAAAGGTCTTGCAAGTTTCTGAGGACTTGACCATTGGGGGAAAAGCAGCGGAGGATTCAGGGGCCCCACGGGGGAAGCCCAAAAGGGGCAAACGGCTGGTGAAGTGTGTGTGCCGGCCAGGTTGGCACGGCCCATACTGTGGCGTGCCTACCATGGTGTACCACTCCAACTTGCCCACCAAGGAGAGGCTGATCCCTCGTGAGAAACCGCGTAGAGTCATCAACGCCATCAATGTCAACCATGAGTTTGACTTGCTTCATGTTCGTTTCCACGAGCTGGCCAGTTCTGTCGATCTCTTCTTGGTGTGCGAGTCCAACTTCACAGCGTACGGTGAGAGACGACCGCTCAGCTTTCTGCGACTGCTGCTCAACGGCACCTACGACTACGTGCGGCATAAGATCCTTTACGTGTTTCTGAACCACTTCCCTGAGGGTGGACGGCAGGACGGCTGGATCGCCGATGACTACCTGCGTACTTTCCTCACACGAGACGGCATGGCCCGAGTGCGAGGCTTGCGGCCAGACGACGTCTTCCTCATCAACGACGCAGACGAGATCCCCGCCCAGGAGGGTGTCCTCTTTCTCAAGCTGTTCGACGGCTGGACGGAACCTTTCGCCATTCATATGCGGAAGTCTCTGTACGGATTCTTCTGGAAGCAGCTCGGCTCCCTTGAGGTGGTTTCTGGATGCACAGTCGGGATGCTGAAGGAGGTTTACGATAATGATGGGATCCGGCTGCGCAGGCGCGACTACTACACCATGCCCGGGTTCCGGAAGTATGAGAATGACACGGGCCATATATTGGTGCAGTGGTCTCTGGGAAGCCCGTTCCACTTCGCCGGCTGGCACTGCTCCTGGTGCTTCACACCAGAGGGCATCCACCTCAAACTCGTTTCTGCTCAGAACGGGGACTTTCCCCGCTGGGGGGACTATGAAGACAAGCGTGACCTTAACTATATCCGGGAGCTGATCCGGACTGGGGGATGGTTTGACGGGTCTGTGCAGGAGTATCCCCCCTCAGACCCTAAAGAGCACATGTATGCCCCCAAGTACATGTTGGAAAATTACAAGCATTACCACTACCTGCTGGAGAACCCTTATGCCAAGCATTCTGTTCTGAGCGGAGG aCCCGACCCCAAAGGTCGACCACCTCCATCCAGTCATTGGCAGATGTGA
- the mgat3b gene encoding beta-1,4-mannosyl-glycoprotein 4-beta-N-acetylglucosaminyltransferase isoform X2, whose amino-acid sequence MKMRRHRVFLLCTVGLCVISFLHYYKALHYVSLLRELSAPYPNIKSFIMVTGFFWRERATPLTSASPEEAPPPALRPSDLRPRAGDGARGIVEALELERAGEPKAPQPWVKPEEPQHKDVDPAENENVRLMVWDPSSPARQRPDFPAWQRPKLPNIEVKQGHKRASNLDPLRFLGDLHKRTFTLLEDHTPYFVHTKAGALCFRQGTEVAPPRDEAGTGKGRPTMAGTFQRKVLQVSEDLTIGGKAAEDSGAPRGKPKRGKRLVKCVCRPGWHGPYCGVPTMVYHSNLPTKERLIPREKPRRVINAINVNHEFDLLHVRFHELASSVDLFLVCESNFTAYGERRPLSFLRLLLNGTYDYVRHKILYVFLNHFPEGGRQDGWIADDYLRTFLTRDGMARVRGLRPDDVFLINDADEIPAQEGVLFLKLFDGWTEPFAIHMRKSLYGFFWKQLGSLEVVSGCTVGMLKEVYDNDGIRLRRRDYYTMPGFRKYENDTGHILVQWSLGSPFHFAGWHCSWCFTPEGIHLKLVSAQNGDFPRWGDYEDKRDLNYIRELIRTGGWFDGSVQEYPPSDPKEHMYAPKYMLENYKHYHYLLENPYAKHSVLSGGPDPKGRPPPSSHWQM is encoded by the exons ATGAAAATGCGACGTCATAGGGTATTCTTGCTTTGCACCGTGGGGCTATGTGTCATCTCCTTCCTTCATTACTACAAGGCCCTGCACTACGTCTCTCTGCTACGAGAGCTCTCAGCTCCATACCCCAACATCAAGTCCTTTATCATGGTGACAGGCTTCTTCTGGAGAGAGAGGGCCACCCCGCTGACCAGTGCCTCCCCAGAGGAAGCGCCTCCACCAGCCTTGAGACCGTCTGACCTAAGGCCTCGGGCTGGGGATGGGGCCAGGGGAATAGTAGAAGCCCTGGAACTTGAAAGGGCAGGGGAACCCAAAGCTCCACAGCCATGGGTGAAACCTGAAGAACCACAACACAAGGATGTGGACCCTGCTGAG AACGAGAACGTGAGGCTGATGGTGTGGGATCCCAGCAGCCCAGCACGGCAGAGACCAGACTTCCCAGCTTGGCAGAGGCCGAAACTTCCCAACATAGAGGTCAAACAGGGACACAAGCGTGCGTCAAATCTGGACCCCTTGAGATTTCTGGGTGATTTACACAAGCGTACTTTCACACTCCTGGAGGACCACACACCCTACTTTGTCCACACCAAAGCTGGAGCCCTGTGCTTCCGGCAGGGAACAGAAGTGGCACCTCCTAGGGATGAGGCTGGGACAGGTAAAGGCAGACCAACTATGGCAGGGACATTTCAAAGAAAGGTCTTGCAAGTTTCTGAGGACTTGACCATTGGGGGAAAAGCAGCGGAGGATTCAGGGGCCCCACGGGGGAAGCCCAAAAGGGGCAAACGGCTGGTGAAGTGTGTGTGCCGGCCAGGTTGGCACGGCCCATACTGTGGCGTGCCTACCATGGTGTACCACTCCAACTTGCCCACCAAGGAGAGGCTGATCCCTCGTGAGAAACCGCGTAGAGTCATCAACGCCATCAATGTCAACCATGAGTTTGACTTGCTTCATGTTCGTTTCCACGAGCTGGCCAGTTCTGTCGATCTCTTCTTGGTGTGCGAGTCCAACTTCACAGCGTACGGTGAGAGACGACCGCTCAGCTTTCTGCGACTGCTGCTCAACGGCACCTACGACTACGTGCGGCATAAGATCCTTTACGTGTTTCTGAACCACTTCCCTGAGGGTGGACGGCAGGACGGCTGGATCGCCGATGACTACCTGCGTACTTTCCTCACACGAGACGGCATGGCCCGAGTGCGAGGCTTGCGGCCAGACGACGTCTTCCTCATCAACGACGCAGACGAGATCCCCGCCCAGGAGGGTGTCCTCTTTCTCAAGCTGTTCGACGGCTGGACGGAACCTTTCGCCATTCATATGCGGAAGTCTCTGTACGGATTCTTCTGGAAGCAGCTCGGCTCCCTTGAGGTGGTTTCTGGATGCACAGTCGGGATGCTGAAGGAGGTTTACGATAATGATGGGATCCGGCTGCGCAGGCGCGACTACTACACCATGCCCGGGTTCCGGAAGTATGAGAATGACACGGGCCATATATTGGTGCAGTGGTCTCTGGGAAGCCCGTTCCACTTCGCCGGCTGGCACTGCTCCTGGTGCTTCACACCAGAGGGCATCCACCTCAAACTCGTTTCTGCTCAGAACGGGGACTTTCCCCGCTGGGGGGACTATGAAGACAAGCGTGACCTTAACTATATCCGGGAGCTGATCCGGACTGGGGGATGGTTTGACGGGTCTGTGCAGGAGTATCCCCCCTCAGACCCTAAAGAGCACATGTATGCCCCCAAGTACATGTTGGAAAATTACAAGCATTACCACTACCTGCTGGAGAACCCTTATGCCAAGCATTCTGTTCTGAGCGGAGG aCCCGACCCCAAAGGTCGACCACCTCCATCCAGTCATTGGCAGATGTGA